Proteins encoded in a region of the Triticum dicoccoides isolate Atlit2015 ecotype Zavitan chromosome 3A, WEW_v2.0, whole genome shotgun sequence genome:
- the LOC119269681 gene encoding uncharacterized protein LOC119269681 has protein sequence MSRNGGKVSKLESLRLSLSRARGGGGGQSSTTARPGGGGGGGNDAVSASPRRLSSSSSSTASPPSSCVSSEGSPDAAAGAPMVLAGCPRCMMYVMLSREDPRCPRCHSAVLLDFNDDQQQRRPRQRR, from the coding sequence atgagcaggaacggCGGCAAGGTGTCGAAGCTGGAGAGCCTGCGGCTGAGCCTGTcgagggcgcggggcggcggcggcgggcagtcATCGACGACGgcgcggccgggcggcggcggcgggggcgggaaTGATGCAGTCAGCGCGTCCCCGCGGCGGctgtcgtcgtcttcgtcgtccaCCGCGTCGCCGCCGAGCTCGTGCGTGTCGTCGGAGGGCAGCCCGGACGCGGCGGCCGGGGCGCCCATGGTCCTGGCGGGCTGCCCGCGGTGCATGATGTACGTGATGCTGTCCCGGGAGGACCCGCGGTGCCCCCGCTGCCACAGCGCCGTGCTGCTCGACTTCAACGACGACCAGCAGCAGCGCCGCCCGCGCCAGCGCCGGTGA